From the genome of Psychrilyobacter atlanticus DSM 19335, one region includes:
- a CDS encoding YibE/F family protein — translation MTKHKKILIVMVIISIIGIIYTSLAVNKNFGVQKYFNYEFVDGEVLSIKEETINPDPLIPGRYVGKQKIEVKILEGLHKDQVYSVINVLSNRHNIFAKPGMKAIFTVREKDGKEHVWFYNYKMDRYIYVLIGLFCLSLIVFGRLSGIKSILSLVFTGVVIIFILIPIIFRGGNPIPWAILLCSIITVVTFLLIGDFNRKTYSAILGTIAGVMISGIISYIFGNLAKLTGIHMEKGEQILYLAADYHVKINGLMFTSILIASLGAINDVAMSIASSCNELCKRNPDIHLDDLFMSLMDIGKDIMGTMTNTLILAFTGSSLNLMLMIWGFQMNTKQFINMPVIAIELIQALSGSIGIVLTVPITASISVYLIRKKGGLFFKREKN, via the coding sequence ATGACGAAGCATAAAAAAATATTGATAGTTATGGTAATTATATCTATTATAGGGATAATTTATACATCGCTGGCAGTAAATAAGAATTTCGGAGTGCAGAAATATTTTAACTACGAATTTGTAGATGGGGAAGTTTTATCCATAAAGGAAGAAACTATAAATCCAGATCCATTGATCCCTGGAAGATATGTTGGGAAACAAAAGATAGAGGTTAAAATATTAGAAGGACTCCATAAAGATCAGGTATATAGTGTGATAAATGTATTGAGTAACAGACATAATATATTTGCTAAACCAGGAATGAAAGCTATATTCACAGTTAGAGAGAAAGACGGAAAGGAACATGTATGGTTCTATAACTATAAGATGGATCGGTATATTTATGTGTTGATTGGCTTATTTTGCTTGAGTTTAATTGTTTTTGGACGTTTAAGCGGAATCAAATCAATATTGTCCCTTGTGTTTACAGGAGTAGTTATAATATTCATTCTCATACCTATAATATTTCGAGGTGGTAATCCCATCCCCTGGGCAATATTATTATGTTCAATAATAACAGTAGTAACATTTTTGTTGATAGGTGATTTTAATAGAAAAACTTATTCGGCTATACTTGGAACTATTGCAGGGGTGATGATCTCTGGAATAATCTCCTACATTTTTGGAAATTTAGCTAAATTGACAGGAATCCATATGGAAAAAGGTGAACAAATTTTATATCTGGCTGCAGATTATCATGTGAAGATAAACGGTCTTATGTTTACCTCTATATTGATAGCATCTTTAGGGGCTATCAATGATGTGGCTATGTCAATTGCATCATCATGTAATGAGCTATGTAAAAGAAACCCGGATATTCACCTAGATGATCTCTTTATGTCACTTATGGATATAGGAAAAGATATAATGGGGACTATGACCAATACATTAATTTTGGCATTTACTGGAAGTTCACTGAATCTCATGCTTATGATATGGGGATTTCAGATGAATACTAAACAATTTATAAATATGCCAGTGATAGCAATAGAACTTATCCAGGCTTTATCTGGAAGTATAGGAATAGTTTTGACAGTTCCTATAACAGCCAGTATTTCTGTCTACCTAATAAGGAAAAAAGGTGGATTATTTTTTAAAAGAGAAAAGAATTAA
- a CDS encoding 5'-nucleotidase C-terminal domain-containing protein: MKKFLMATLITSIFMACNSNDVSVEKKEPVKMEITERVVTHEVIVKGEEEVAEQTIRVAATSDVHGRIYPYDYAIDGKDDDAGLAKVSTVVNSLRAENPNMILMDDGDTVQDNSSELFNDLEVHPMVEAMNSIGYDIWTLGNHEFNFEKEFIERNISNFNGTVLSANIKNKKDGSNYVNPYQIFNVNGARVAVIGVIPPYVPMWESSSPSHFKGLEFNEILESVQETVKELDGQYDILVGSFHMGREDEYGGAGIYDLANKVPEFDVIFGGHEHAKYVENINNTPIVEPGFAGWAVSKADIHVKKEEGKWVVKGIDVENIQTKTIEADQKILDEFKYVDDQAKSVANTVIGEVSETFITRPDFITGEDKVTTMPTAQLQPNAVIDLINDVQLKYAGADVSSAAFFKAEANLKAGNFHNKDVANIYKYANTLVGVNMTGENLLKFMEWSMSYYNTWNEGDVTISFNEDVRGYNYDMFAGVNYKVDLSKDAGNRVVDPTINGEAIDPAKIYKVAVNNYRFGTLTKNGWVKPEDKYYDSYETMQDAGRIRDLIIKYTKEEKNGKLDPIVHNNWEIIGVKLDYPERDAIYEMIREGKIVIPRSADGRTVNVKSINLKDYVVAEEVASYTVKTGDTLGAIANKFDLKVPEILKENKNIKDANIIRVGEELIIPAN; this comes from the coding sequence ATGAAAAAGTTTTTAATGGCAACACTGATAACAAGTATTTTTATGGCTTGTAATTCAAATGATGTATCGGTAGAAAAGAAAGAACCGGTAAAAATGGAAATAACTGAGAGGGTAGTAACCCATGAAGTTATAGTTAAGGGTGAGGAAGAGGTAGCTGAACAAACTATTAGAGTAGCAGCAACTTCAGATGTACACGGTAGAATTTATCCTTATGATTATGCAATAGATGGTAAGGATGACGATGCAGGTTTAGCAAAAGTATCGACTGTTGTTAACTCTTTAAGAGCAGAAAACCCAAATATGATATTGATGGATGATGGAGATACGGTTCAAGATAACTCATCTGAATTATTTAATGACCTTGAGGTACATCCTATGGTAGAAGCTATGAATAGCATAGGTTATGACATTTGGACTTTAGGAAATCATGAGTTTAACTTTGAAAAGGAATTTATAGAAAGAAATATATCTAATTTTAATGGAACTGTTCTTTCAGCTAACATTAAAAATAAAAAAGATGGATCGAACTATGTAAATCCATATCAAATTTTTAATGTAAATGGAGCTAGAGTGGCTGTAATAGGAGTTATCCCTCCATATGTACCTATGTGGGAATCATCTTCTCCTAGTCATTTTAAAGGGTTGGAGTTCAATGAAATATTGGAATCTGTCCAAGAAACTGTAAAAGAATTAGATGGTCAATATGATATCTTAGTTGGATCTTTCCATATGGGAAGAGAAGATGAATATGGTGGAGCTGGAATCTATGATCTAGCTAATAAAGTACCTGAATTTGATGTTATATTTGGTGGACATGAGCATGCTAAATATGTTGAAAATATAAATAATACTCCAATTGTAGAACCTGGATTTGCAGGTTGGGCAGTTTCTAAAGCTGATATCCATGTAAAGAAAGAAGAGGGTAAATGGGTTGTTAAAGGGATAGATGTAGAAAACATTCAAACTAAGACAATTGAAGCAGATCAAAAAATATTAGACGAATTTAAATATGTAGATGATCAAGCAAAATCTGTAGCAAATACAGTAATTGGAGAGGTTAGTGAAACGTTTATAACTAGACCAGATTTCATAACTGGTGAAGACAAGGTAACTACTATGCCTACAGCTCAATTACAGCCAAATGCTGTAATAGATCTAATAAATGATGTGCAGTTAAAATATGCAGGAGCAGATGTATCATCAGCGGCATTCTTTAAGGCAGAAGCTAACTTAAAAGCAGGAAATTTCCATAATAAAGATGTGGCTAATATCTATAAATATGCAAATACTTTAGTTGGAGTAAATATGACTGGTGAAAATTTACTTAAATTTATGGAATGGTCTATGTCATATTACAATACTTGGAATGAAGGAGATGTAACTATCTCATTTAATGAAGATGTAAGAGGATATAACTATGATATGTTTGCAGGGGTAAACTATAAAGTTGACTTATCTAAAGACGCAGGGAATAGAGTAGTCGATCCAACGATCAATGGTGAAGCTATCGATCCAGCTAAGATCTATAAGGTAGCAGTAAACAACTATAGATTTGGTACATTAACTAAGAACGGATGGGTAAAACCTGAAGATAAATATTATGATTCTTATGAAACTATGCAGGATGCAGGAAGAATAAGAGATTTAATCATCAAATATACAAAGGAAGAAAAAAATGGAAAATTAGATCCTATTGTACATAATAACTGGGAAATAATTGGTGTTAAATTAGATTATCCAGAAAGAGATGCTATCTATGAGATGATCAGAGAGGGGAAGATAGTTATTCCTAGATCAGCTGATGGAAGAACAGTTAATGTTAAATCTATTAATTTAAAGGATTATGTTGTTGCAGAAGAAGTTGCATCGTATACAGTAAAAACTGGAGATACTTTAGGAGCAATAGCAAACAAATTTGATCTTAAAGTTCCTGAAATTTTAAAAGAGAATAAAAATATAAAAGATGCAAATATAATAAGAGTTGGGGAAGAATTAATAATTCCTGCAAATTAA
- a CDS encoding 5'-nucleotidase C-terminal domain-containing protein: MMKKFVKILSAMMLLLVVACGKTTKTDEPSKVAGDKVDVVATEKLVVNEDVEFKVMHVNDIHGRVDAGKYDGMGLARVSTMVKQTRAEDPNVLFLDAGDTIHGTVFAALTKGASVVRVMNEMGYDAMTTGNHDYNYGLDRIEKLQNTMNFPVLVSNLTYKDTGEKAFKPYTIKTLPNGVRVGIFGLATPETAYKTNPTNVEAVTFDDPIASAKESVTALKAEGVNYIVALSHLGVDEDSVYTSIKLAQEVDGIDLVVDGHSHTTLEEGMWVKDTLIVQSGFYDKNLGEVTIKLGKDGSKVETAKLFTKEYAMENVEEDPAVRAIIDEVNTENEKITSVVVGETPVLLDGERNDVRAGETNLGDMITEAMLTKTGAEGVITNGGGIRASIQKGTITRGDVISVLPFGNYVVVKEITGQDLKDAIENGVQSYPDARGAFPHVAGFTFKFDPMKEVGNKVYDVTFNNGEKLDLTRTYKIATNDFMAVGGDKYASLKGKKTVNEYESIEEILGEYIKTNGITHTTVDGRVFAGKEEITANMDKKSNDSVYTVESGDTLRAISEKTGIDMDTILKENKKITNPDIIFIGEKIALPKAN; this comes from the coding sequence ATGATGAAGAAATTTGTTAAGATCTTATCGGCAATGATGTTACTTTTAGTGGTGGCATGTGGAAAAACTACAAAAACAGATGAACCTAGTAAAGTAGCGGGGGACAAAGTAGATGTAGTGGCAACTGAGAAATTAGTTGTAAATGAAGATGTAGAATTTAAAGTAATGCATGTAAATGATATTCATGGAAGGGTAGATGCAGGTAAATACGACGGAATGGGATTAGCCAGAGTAAGTACTATGGTTAAACAAACTAGAGCAGAAGACCCCAATGTATTATTTTTAGATGCAGGAGATACAATTCATGGAACTGTATTTGCAGCTTTAACTAAGGGAGCATCAGTTGTAAGAGTTATGAATGAAATGGGTTATGATGCTATGACAACAGGAAATCATGACTATAACTATGGATTGGATAGAATTGAAAAATTACAAAATACTATGAACTTTCCAGTGTTAGTATCAAACCTTACTTATAAAGATACAGGAGAAAAAGCATTTAAACCATATACAATCAAAACATTACCGAATGGTGTGAGAGTAGGAATCTTTGGTTTAGCAACTCCTGAGACAGCGTATAAGACTAACCCTACCAATGTAGAGGCGGTTACCTTTGATGACCCTATCGCATCAGCTAAAGAGTCTGTAACGGCTTTAAAAGCTGAAGGAGTGAACTACATCGTTGCGCTTTCACATTTAGGTGTAGATGAAGATTCAGTTTATACAAGTATTAAATTAGCTCAAGAAGTAGATGGAATAGATCTAGTTGTTGATGGACATAGTCATACTACTCTAGAAGAAGGTATGTGGGTAAAAGATACTCTTATTGTTCAATCAGGATTCTATGATAAGAACTTAGGAGAAGTAACTATTAAATTAGGTAAAGATGGATCAAAAGTTGAGACAGCGAAATTATTTACTAAAGAATACGCAATGGAAAACGTTGAGGAAGATCCTGCTGTAAGAGCAATTATTGATGAAGTAAATACAGAGAATGAAAAGATTACATCTGTAGTTGTAGGAGAAACTCCTGTACTTTTAGACGGTGAAAGAAATGATGTAAGAGCTGGTGAAACTAATTTAGGAGATATGATTACAGAAGCTATGTTAACAAAAACAGGAGCTGAAGGTGTTATAACTAATGGTGGTGGAATAAGAGCTTCTATCCAAAAAGGAACAATTACTAGAGGAGATGTTATCTCAGTATTACCATTTGGAAACTATGTGGTGGTAAAAGAGATAACTGGTCAAGATCTAAAAGATGCTATTGAAAATGGTGTGCAATCTTATCCAGATGCTAGAGGAGCGTTCCCACATGTAGCAGGATTTACATTTAAATTTGATCCTATGAAAGAAGTAGGAAACAAAGTTTATGATGTTACATTTAACAATGGAGAAAAATTAGACCTAACTAGAACTTATAAGATAGCTACAAACGACTTTATGGCTGTAGGTGGAGATAAGTATGCTTCTTTAAAAGGGAAGAAGACAGTGAACGAATATGAGAGTATTGAAGAGATATTAGGAGAATATATTAAAACTAATGGAATCACTCATACTACTGTAGATGGAAGAGTATTCGCAGGGAAGGAAGAAATTACTGCAAATATGGATAAAAAATCGAATGATTCAGTATATACAGTAGAATCAGGAGATACATTGAGAGCAATTTCTGAAAAAACAGGAATAGATATGGATACAATCTTAAAAGAAAATAAAAAGATTACAAACCCAGATATAATTTTTATAGGAGAAAAAATAGCTTTACCAAAGGCTAACTAA
- the truA gene encoding tRNA pseudouridine(38-40) synthase TruA, with product MRNIKLVYQYDGSDFFGFQRQPDRRTVQGELESGLYKIIRERVNLISSGRTDRGVHAVEQVSNFVTDSKIPAERLVYALDNITPKDIKILKVEDVEMEFHSRFSAKTRAYEFILTPERSVFETRYLTEVKGKIHVDKLYDIMKVFLGSHNFDGFRMTDCGGKNPVREIFEIRCYEKADHKIGIYIKGNAFLKTQIRIMVGSSLAIYFNERPCDYLLKKLENPDPKGEKIVIDGSGLYLYEINY from the coding sequence ATGAGAAATATAAAACTTGTCTATCAATATGATGGAAGTGATTTTTTTGGATTTCAAAGACAACCAGATAGACGAACTGTACAAGGGGAACTTGAATCAGGTTTGTACAAGATAATAAGAGAAAGGGTAAACTTAATAAGTTCAGGAAGAACTGATAGGGGGGTCCATGCAGTTGAACAAGTTTCTAATTTTGTTACTGACTCTAAAATTCCAGCAGAGAGGCTGGTTTACGCTCTTGATAACATCACTCCTAAGGACATTAAGATATTAAAGGTAGAAGATGTAGAAATGGAATTTCATTCCAGATTTTCGGCAAAGACAAGAGCCTATGAATTTATATTGACTCCTGAAAGAAGTGTGTTTGAAACTAGATATTTAACTGAAGTCAAAGGGAAAATTCACGTAGATAAACTATACGATATAATGAAGGTGTTTTTAGGCAGCCATAATTTTGATGGATTTAGAATGACTGATTGTGGTGGGAAGAATCCTGTAAGAGAAATTTTTGAAATAAGATGTTATGAAAAAGCTGACCATAAGATAGGAATTTATATAAAAGGAAATGCTTTTTTAAAGACACAGATAAGGATAATGGTAGGAAGTTCTTTGGCGATTTATTTCAATGAAAGACCCTGTGATTATTTGTTAAAAAAATTAGAAAATCCTGACCCTAAAGGTGAAAAGATAGTTATAGATGGATCGGGGTTATACCTGTATGAGATAAACTATTAG
- a CDS encoding GNAT family N-acetyltransferase: MKFLEIKAKDKKYIEQIIEVEKEAFGVSGGVDEWILKPIIRYGKVFVLVIEDEVIGIAEYIRNFDGDEMFLYGFSIKKDYRKCGYGKKLLEESVKIFRENKIKKIGLTVSLENEGAIELYKKLGFKMEEMLKDEYGKGIDRLYFSRKI, encoded by the coding sequence ATGAAATTTTTAGAGATAAAAGCAAAAGATAAAAAATATATAGAGCAGATTATAGAGGTTGAAAAAGAAGCTTTTGGAGTAAGTGGTGGAGTAGATGAATGGATCTTGAAGCCTATTATCCGGTATGGGAAGGTATTTGTCTTAGTTATAGAGGATGAAGTTATAGGGATAGCTGAATATATTAGAAATTTCGATGGTGATGAGATGTTTTTATACGGATTTTCTATAAAGAAAGATTATAGAAAATGTGGATATGGAAAAAAACTCTTGGAAGAATCTGTAAAAATATTTAGAGAAAATAAGATAAAAAAAATAGGGCTGACGGTTTCTTTGGAAAATGAAGGCGCTATAGAACTATATAAAAAATTAGGATTTAAGATGGAAGAGATGTTAAAGGATGAATATGGAAAAGGTATAGACAGACTTTACTTCAGCAGGAAAATATAG
- a CDS encoding Fur family transcriptional regulator, with product MKLNIEKISSYLKSHDIRPSYQRMKIFEYLIVNKNHPTIDMMYKSLAPEIPTLSKTTVYNTLNLFVEKKIAIVILVEENETRYDADTSIHGHFKCDECGEVSDLNIGMEKVNIPELDNFQINEHHLYFKGVCGECLKKKK from the coding sequence ATGAAGTTAAATATAGAAAAAATAAGTTCATATTTAAAAAGTCATGATATAAGACCATCTTATCAGAGGATGAAAATTTTTGAGTACTTAATAGTAAATAAAAATCACCCTACAATAGATATGATGTATAAGAGTCTTGCTCCAGAAATACCAACTTTATCTAAAACTACAGTATATAATACATTAAATTTATTCGTAGAAAAGAAGATTGCTATAGTAATTTTAGTAGAGGAAAATGAAACTAGATATGATGCTGATACAAGCATACATGGACATTTTAAATGTGATGAATGTGGAGAGGTCAGTGATCTTAATATAGGGATGGAGAAGGTAAATATTCCTGAACTTGATAATTTTCAAATAAATGAGCACCATCTTTATTTTAAAGGTGTATGCGGTGAGTGTTTAAAGAAAAAAAAATAA
- a CDS encoding ferritin, giving the protein MAMNKRMLEILNEQINKEMYSAHLYLSMNAYLVSKNLPGFANYMRVQYQEEMSHALKLFDYLLERGERAVLAEIAAVKVEWKDPIDVFEDTYKHEKFITESINEVLGVAHEVKDYATINMLQWYINEQVEEEAHVSSVLEQLKMVEGKGTGLFMLDREMQNRVFIDSTQEKA; this is encoded by the coding sequence ATGGCAATGAATAAAAGGATGTTGGAAATTTTAAATGAGCAAATTAATAAGGAGATGTATTCTGCACATCTATATCTATCGATGAATGCTTATCTCGTTTCTAAAAATTTACCAGGTTTTGCTAACTATATGAGGGTACAATATCAAGAGGAAATGTCCCATGCATTAAAACTGTTTGATTATCTATTGGAAAGGGGAGAAAGGGCTGTATTAGCTGAGATAGCAGCTGTAAAAGTGGAGTGGAAAGACCCTATAGATGTATTTGAAGATACCTACAAACATGAAAAGTTTATAACTGAATCTATAAATGAAGTTTTAGGAGTAGCCCATGAAGTGAAGGACTATGCGACTATAAATATGCTTCAATGGTATATAAATGAGCAGGTAGAAGAGGAAGCTCACGTGTCATCTGTATTGGAGCAGTTAAAGATGGTAGAGGGCAAAGGAACAGGCTTATTTATGCTAGATAGAGAGATGCAAAACAGGGTATTTATAGACTCTACACAGGAAAAAGCTTAA
- the rbr gene encoding rubrerythrin: MTIKGTETEKNLLKSFAGESQATNRYKMYAKQAKKEGYEQISAIFLETADNEVQHAKRFFRFLEGGDLEITAAYPTNQVGTTEENLKNAAGGENEEWTELYPHFGEVAEKEGFPEVAAAYRSISAVEKEHEARYLKLLANLEDSSVFKKKSVVRWKCRNCGFVHEGEEALELCPACLHPKSHFEIKENNY; the protein is encoded by the coding sequence ATGACAATTAAAGGTACTGAAACAGAAAAGAATTTATTGAAGTCTTTCGCTGGTGAATCACAAGCTACAAACAGATACAAGATGTATGCTAAGCAAGCTAAAAAAGAGGGGTATGAACAAATTTCGGCAATTTTTTTAGAAACTGCAGATAATGAAGTTCAGCATGCTAAAAGATTTTTTAGATTCTTAGAAGGGGGAGACTTAGAGATTACAGCTGCCTACCCAACTAATCAAGTGGGGACTACTGAAGAAAATTTAAAAAATGCAGCAGGTGGAGAAAATGAAGAATGGACAGAATTATACCCTCATTTTGGAGAAGTTGCAGAAAAAGAAGGATTTCCTGAAGTTGCAGCAGCATATAGAAGTATATCGGCTGTAGAGAAGGAACATGAGGCTAGATATTTAAAATTACTGGCAAATTTAGAAGATAGCAGTGTGTTTAAAAAGAAAAGTGTAGTTAGATGGAAGTGTAGAAATTGTGGATTTGTACATGAAGGGGAGGAAGCTTTAGAGTTATGTCCTGCATGTCTTCACCCAAAAAGCCATTTTGAGATCAAAGAAAATAATTATTAG
- the rd gene encoding rubredoxin: MDKWLCIVCGYVYDPEVGDPDSGIAPGTKWEDVPEDWICPLCAVGKDQFEKM; the protein is encoded by the coding sequence ATGGATAAATGGTTATGTATAGTATGCGGTTATGTGTATGATCCAGAGGTTGGAGATCCTGATTCAGGGATAGCACCAGGAACAAAGTGGGAAGATGTCCCAGAAGATTGGATTTGTCCTCTATGTGCAGTAGGAAAAGATCAATTCGAAAAAATGTAG
- a CDS encoding rubredoxin has product MDRWVCLVCGYVYDEELGDPDSGVAPGTKWEDVPEDWICPPCAVGKDQFEKLEFEKSE; this is encoded by the coding sequence ATGGACAGATGGGTATGTTTGGTATGCGGCTATGTATACGATGAAGAATTAGGGGATCCTGATTCAGGGGTAGCACCGGGAACAAAGTGGGAAGACGTACCAGAAGACTGGATTTGTCCGCCATGTGCAGTAGGAAAAGACCAGTTTGAAAAACTGGAATTTGAAAAGTCAGAATAA
- the nth gene encoding endonuclease III — translation MTKKQKVKKIIAVLHEKFGNPECALKHETPFELLVAVSLSAQCTDKRVNIVTEEMFRKKGINTPKQFAEMELEEIETLVKSTGFYKNKAKNIKKTSEILLEKYGGEVPQEMDKLVALAGVGRKTANVVRGEVWRLAEGVTVDTHVKRLTNLIGLVKGDNPIIIERELMELVPKEYWIDISHYLILQGRDVCVARRPQCGRCEINIFCNFGRKKLKKEEKNNS, via the coding sequence ATGACGAAAAAACAAAAAGTAAAAAAGATAATAGCTGTACTCCATGAAAAATTTGGAAATCCAGAGTGTGCACTGAAACATGAGACCCCTTTTGAGTTGTTGGTAGCCGTGAGTCTGTCAGCTCAGTGTACTGATAAGAGGGTAAATATAGTGACTGAGGAGATGTTTCGAAAAAAGGGTATAAATACTCCGAAACAATTTGCAGAGATGGAGTTAGAAGAGATAGAAACCTTAGTCAAAAGTACAGGATTTTATAAAAATAAAGCCAAAAATATAAAGAAAACCAGTGAGATACTACTAGAAAAATATGGGGGAGAGGTCCCGCAAGAGATGGATAAATTAGTTGCCTTGGCAGGAGTCGGTAGGAAAACAGCGAATGTTGTCAGAGGAGAGGTGTGGAGGTTAGCGGAAGGAGTAACTGTGGATACCCATGTAAAGAGACTGACAAATTTAATAGGGCTTGTTAAGGGAGATAACCCTATAATTATCGAAAGGGAATTAATGGAGTTGGTCCCTAAAGAATATTGGATAGATATATCTCATTATTTGATTTTACAAGGAAGAGATGTATGTGTGGCTAGAAGACCTCAATGTGGTAGATGTGAAATAAATATTTTTTGTAATTTTGGAAGAAAAAAATTAAAAAAAGAGGAGAAAAATAACAGCTGA
- a CDS encoding cysteine desulfurase family protein, which yields MRRVYLDNNATTKTDEKVLEAMLPYFCEVYGNAHSMHSFGQEAGKALNSARETISNILKIEKSELIFTGTGVESNNLAIRGIARAYRRRGNHIITSAIEHPGAKNTCQDLEREGFEVSYIPVDKNGVVIVEELKKAIRKETILVTLMHANNETGVVQPIEEISKITRENKIVFHTDAVQTVGKIPVYPKELGVDLMSFSGHKFNGPKGTAGLFVKNGIRLGKVITGGGQERKIRPGTTNLAGVVGMAKALELATTNMDEKIKEEEELRAFFETEMVAKIPEIKINGKEAVRLPGTSSISFRHLEGESILLGLDYKGIAVSSGSACSSDDLQASHVLLAMGIEVVDAHGTIRFSLGKFNTREDMEYVIEEAPKVIEKLRMISPLWNEFQLEK from the coding sequence ATGAGAAGAGTTTATTTAGACAACAACGCTACAACAAAAACGGATGAAAAAGTATTGGAAGCGATGTTGCCTTATTTTTGTGAGGTATATGGAAATGCTCACAGTATGCACAGTTTTGGACAAGAGGCTGGAAAAGCTTTAAATTCAGCTAGAGAAACTATTTCAAATATATTAAAGATAGAAAAATCAGAGTTAATTTTTACTGGAACAGGGGTAGAAAGTAATAATTTAGCCATAAGAGGTATAGCAAGAGCTTATAGAAGAAGAGGGAATCACATAATTACAAGTGCTATTGAACATCCGGGTGCTAAGAATACATGTCAAGATCTAGAGAGAGAGGGATTTGAAGTATCTTATATACCTGTTGATAAAAACGGTGTAGTAATTGTAGAGGAGTTAAAAAAAGCTATCAGAAAGGAAACGATCTTAGTTACTCTTATGCATGCAAACAACGAAACTGGAGTAGTGCAGCCAATAGAGGAGATATCTAAGATAACTCGTGAGAACAAGATTGTATTTCATACTGATGCTGTTCAAACGGTTGGAAAGATACCTGTCTATCCTAAGGAATTAGGAGTGGACCTAATGAGTTTTTCAGGGCATAAATTTAATGGTCCTAAGGGAACAGCTGGATTATTTGTTAAAAATGGAATCAGATTAGGAAAAGTTATTACAGGTGGAGGACAGGAAAGAAAGATCAGACCTGGAACAACTAACCTGGCAGGTGTAGTAGGAATGGCTAAAGCATTGGAATTAGCTACTACAAATATGGATGAAAAGATAAAGGAAGAGGAAGAATTGAGAGCATTCTTTGAAACAGAGATGGTCGCAAAAATTCCAGAAATTAAAATAAATGGTAAAGAAGCAGTTAGGCTTCCAGGAACTTCAAGTATTAGTTTTAGACATTTAGAAGGAGAGTCAATCTTATTAGGACTTGATTATAAAGGGATAGCCGTTAGTTCAGGATCTGCATGTTCTTCGGATGATCTGCAGGCTTCCCATGTATTGTTAGCAATGGGGATAGAGGTTGTGGATGCTCATGGGACTATTAGATTCTCTTTGGGGAAATTTAATACTCGTGAAGATATGGAATATGTAATAGAGGAAGCTCCTAAAGTGATAGAGAAATTAAGAATGATTTCACCGCTTTGGAATGAATTTCAACTTGAAAAATAA
- the nifU gene encoding Fe-S cluster assembly scaffold protein NifU, producing the protein MEYTKKVMDHFMNPRNVGVIENPDGYGKIGSPSCGDMMEIFLKIEDGIIRDVKFRTFGCASAIASSSVTTEMILNKTVEEALQVTNKAVVEALDGLPAAKVHCSVLAEEAIKAAIEDYMSKK; encoded by the coding sequence ATGGAATATACAAAAAAAGTAATGGATCATTTTATGAATCCTAGAAACGTTGGAGTAATTGAAAATCCTGATGGATATGGAAAGATTGGAAGTCCTTCTTGTGGAGATATGATGGAGATCTTCTTAAAGATAGAAGATGGAATCATCAGAGATGTAAAATTTAGAACATTTGGATGTGCATCAGCTATTGCATCATCATCAGTAACTACAGAGATGATCTTAAATAAAACTGTAGAAGAAGCGTTACAAGTAACTAACAAGGCTGTTGTAGAAGCTTTAGATGGTTTACCGGCAGCAAAAGTACATTGTTCTGTGTTAGCTGAAGAAGCTATAAAAGCAGCAATAGAAGACTATATGTCTAAAAAATAA